The following are encoded together in the Pyxidicoccus xibeiensis genome:
- a CDS encoding SRPBCC family protein has translation MVRLETEAFAPDGSGKLFAFTGTLVRCEPGTALEWTGGVPLILKGRHYFHLSASSGGTRLVHGEDFFGLYTLIAGRKRLPGLRPAYEGLNRALAERVAKVHGRAHAPVA, from the coding sequence ATGGTCCGACTTGAAACCGAGGCCTTCGCGCCGGACGGCTCGGGGAAGCTGTTCGCCTTCACGGGCACGCTCGTGCGCTGCGAGCCCGGCACGGCGCTCGAATGGACGGGCGGCGTGCCGCTCATCTTGAAGGGGCGGCACTACTTCCACCTGTCCGCCTCCAGCGGGGGCACGCGACTGGTGCACGGCGAGGACTTCTTCGGCCTGTACACGCTCATTGCGGGACGCAAGCGACTGCCGGGCCTGCGCCCCGCGTACGAGGGCCTGAACCGGGCCCTGGCCGAGCGCGTGGCGAAGGTGCACGGGCGCGCGCACGCACCCGTGGCTTGA